From Topomyia yanbarensis strain Yona2022 chromosome 1, ASM3024719v1, whole genome shotgun sequence, one genomic window encodes:
- the LOC131675795 gene encoding beta-1,3-galactosyltransferase 2-like isoform X2, whose amino-acid sequence MEMIGLFLHTKMCYTHFRITHLVFGVIILATIIFYSTLNSRQFDIETKRYHESRHNDTEKFLVPLLANVTHSRKNVQSKIIRRKNCGFFTYLANGCGLPNNISNVFQRLGEASLLTNESTIKIEANSNYIQKIMKLSESQENLSKKRKKIPRNHSTPNETDIPKIVESTVERVVKTKDIYEKGHVNDIGTITNICPDKGSDVNLLILVTSAPTHREQRLSIRQSWGHYGIRRDISIGFVLGRTQDQRIADQLSAENYMYSDLIRGNFVDSYSNLTLKSISLLEWTSINCPNATYLLKTDDDMFINVPKLLQFIETHLTYRRSIFGRLAKKWKPIRNKKSKYYVSPEQYFPPVFPPFTTAAGIILGPESKDAFVFWIAERTISSSMTNPSMLKMSEGTSRTAL is encoded by the exons ATGGAAATGATTGGTTTATTTCTCCACACAAAAATGTGCTACACGCATTTTCGAATAACGCATTTGGTTTTTGGTGTAATAATATTGGCGACAATCATATTCTATTCGACACTCAACTCTAGGCAATTTGATATTGAAACTAAACGATATCACGAGTCGCGACATAATGACACGGAAAAATTTTTAGTACCACTACTCGCAAACGTTACACACAGTAGGAAAAACGTACAGAGCAAAATAATTAGACGGAAGAATTGCGGTTTTTTCACATATCTAGCAAATGGATGTGGTTTACCTAACAATATCAGTAATGTttttcaaaggttgggagaagCCAGTTTATTGACGAATGAATCAACAATCAAGATTGAAGCCAATAGTAATTATATACAAAAGATAATGAAGTTATCCGAATCCCAAGAGAATCTTtccaaaaagcgaaaaaaaataccgcgtaatcATTCCACACCCAATGAAACTGATATTCCCAAAATCGTTGAAAGTACAGTGGAGAGAGTAGTAAAGACTAAAGATATTTATGAAAAAGGACATGTGAATGACATCGGCACCATTACGAATATATGTCCAGATAAGGGGTCTGATGTTAATTTGTTGATTCTGGTTACTTCAGCGCCTACCCATAGAGAACAGCGTTTATCTATCAGACAATCCTGGGGGCACTATGGTATACGCCGAGATATATCCATTGGATTTGTGTTAGGCCGCACGCAAGATCAACGTATTGCAGATCAGTTATCGGCAGAGAACTACATGTATAGCGATTTGATAAGAGGCAATTTCGTAGACAGCTATAGCAACCTTACGTTGAAGTCAATTTCTCTATTGGAGTGGACGAGTATAAACTGTCCGAATGCAACATACCTATTGAAAACAGATGATGACATGTTCATAAACGTACCAAAGTTATTGCAGTTTATAGAAACTCACCTAACCTATAGGCGCTCTATTTTCGGACGTTTGgcaaaaaaatggaaaccaatcCGAAATAAAAAGTCTAAATACTACGTCAGTCCAGAACAGTATTTTCCGCCTGTATTTCCTCCATTCACAACTG CTGCAGGCATAATACTCGGACCGGAATCAAAGGACGCTTTTGTCTTCTGGATAGCCGAACGAACCATTTCATCGTCGATGACGAATCCATCCATGCTGAAAATGTCAGAAGGGACGTCTCGAACAGCGTTGTAA